TTTGTAAACATCAAGGTTATTGGGATTGGTGGAAGTGGTAATAATGCTGTTGAAGAAATGGCAAACCATCGAATTAATGGTTTGAAATTAATTGCTCTTAATACTGATTTGCAGGCGCTTTCATTATCTCAAGCTACTCAAAAAATACAAATCGGTAAATTGACTACCCGGGGATTGGGTGCGGGTGGTGATCCGGAAATAGGGAAAAAAGCTGCAGAAGAAGACAGAAATATGATTTCCAAGGTTCTGGAGGACGCAGATATTGTTTTTATTACCGCAGGTATGGGTGGAGGAACCGGTAGCGGAGCAGCTCCTGTAGTTGCTGAAATAGCCAAAAGGGAAGGAGCTCTTACTATTGGGGTAGTTACCCGTCCTTTTACTTTTGAAGGAAGAAAGCGCATAGTACAGGCAGAAAAAGGTATTGAAGAGCTTAAAAAACAGGTTGATGCTCTAATTACAATTTCTAATGACAGACTATTAAGCATGATAAGCAAAGATACTTCCGTAAAAGAGGCTTTTGAAATAACCGATAGAGTTTTAAGACAATCAGTGCAGGCTATTGCGGATTTAATCACTATTCCCGGATTAATTAATCTGGATTTAGCAGATGTAAGGGCAGTTATTAAGGATGCCGGATTTGCTCTGGTAGGAATTGGTGTAGGAAGAGGTAATAATAAAGGTTCAACTGCAGCCGAAGCAGCTATTTCAAGCCCATTATTAGAAGTATCCATTAAAGGTTCCAACTCTTTACTGGTTAATGTAACCGGTGGTCTGGATATGAGCCTCTATGAAATTAATCAAATTGTAGATATT
The window above is part of the Atribacterota bacterium genome. Proteins encoded here:
- the ftsZ gene encoding cell division protein FtsZ, whose translation is MLEKEEKIEEFVNIKVIGIGGSGNNAVEEMANHRINGLKLIALNTDLQALSLSQATQKIQIGKLTTRGLGAGGDPEIGKKAAEEDRNMISKVLEDADIVFITAGMGGGTGSGAAPVVAEIAKREGALTIGVVTRPFTFEGRKRIVQAEKGIEELKKQVDALITISNDRLLSMISKDTSVKEAFEITDRVLRQSVQAIADLITIPGLINLDLADVRAVIKDAGFALVGIGVGRGNNKGSTAAEAAISSPLLEVSIKGSNSLLVNVTGGLDMSLYEINQIVDIVSKAAGNEANIVFGAIISEKMQDEIRVTVIATKCEKNMSEQQYKVETINEKVEKEEIKKEFEKEAIESLLDNKKDIPNKDKNLNNEKTTETDEYEITKKYKDKEDLDIPTFLRKRNKRF